CATCAACAGTTGTGAATGGGTCGATTAATGTTCCACGAGAGACAACGGGTGTCATGTCATACACTTCGCCGTCAAAGAAAACCTGAAGCCGTTGATGCGTTCCAAAAGCCGCATAGACTTGTCCCAGGTTATCAAGCCAGGAATGAACACCACGGCAAACACCGGTCAGGGTATCTGTTGACGCCGTTTCCCAGCCGCCGATGGTTTGCGGCTTCCCGCGCACGAACCTGATTTTGTCGGCATCAATAAAAAAGCCCTCTGCGGAGAGAGGGCTGTCATCTTTATAAATACCGGGTTGAAAGGTGAGTTTTGTGTATGTCATTCTGTCATTTAAATAATTATAAAGTTGTTTATTTAGTTTTGCTTTCAATCATATTTTAAAGCTACCAACAATATCATTGCAGCTACAGTTCTAAATTATTAAGGCCAAAATGTGGATAAGCCAGAAGATATCTTACGGAATGTAATTCAGGTCACGCAAAACCAAGATTATTATTCAGCAGTCACAGAATACGACCTCCTGATGAAACAGTATCCCGGCTTTGTAGAGCGCCTGTTTAAGAATCAGCAAAACCGAGAGCTTCATGAATTGCTGGCACGGCACTCACTAATTCAACAAGCTTATGGATCAATATCAGGGTGTGGTTATGAAGTAGATATTTCGACATACCTCGGTGGCCCCGGCAGGATACGTATGCCGCAAGAGTTTTCTAAACCCCTGGCTGATTTCAAAGGAAATCGTGAATCATTCAACACCGACAAAGAGCTTGTTTTGCAACGATATTCGCAAACTCTTCAAGCGGTATTCGGAAAGTTAGCAAAGGTGGATTGGTCTCCCGTTTATCTTGGCTATTGGGTACTAGACGATTTCTTTAAGATTAGAGCCTATTTTCCGCTTAACTTTTCTAAAGTTTTAGATCTTGGATGCGGCATCGGATCCATCAATATATTGATTGACCAAATAGATGGGAACGAAAAAATCTTCACCATTATAGATATAAAAAAAGAATTTCTTGAGGTTGCAGAGGGGTTTTTAACTAGCAATCAAGTATCCGCTTCAACCAAAACTCAATCAGTCTACGACGTGATTATTTCTCTACGTTCTTGTTGCTATCTCTACAGTTACAAAGAGTATGAAAGTGTGTTTCTAGAGCAAACACGAAAAGGTTCTAGTATAATACTAGACATAAGCCCTGAGCTGCTAAGCGAAAGCCTTTCATTTTTTAAATCCTTCTGCGAGTACTCAATACCCATTGAGTCAGGTTCAGCGAACTTTCACAGATACGCTTTTATAAGATGAACCGTACTATCACACCCATAGAAATGAATATTTCTAATTACTCACATAATAAATAACAGCGATATACGGAGAACCTCCGTTACCACTTGAAATTGCTCCAGTTGAAATACCACTTGTGCCACCGCCGCCAGCGGATACACCACCATCGCCTCCCGCACCAGATTGTGTGTTAACACATAGCCCGCCGCCGCCGCCCATGAAGCCGCCATGCGGTGATAAAATCGGTTGACTACCGTTGATGTAGTACCCACCACCTCCGCCAAACCAACCGCCCATGCCACCATGTCTGATATTCCCGGAACCTACGTAAAACATACCTCCGCCTCCACCACCCGGACCTGCTGTAGTATAAAAAGTTGGACCACCTATATTTCCTTGGCAATGCCCACTCAGAGTGAAGTAAAGACCGGACACAGGGTTCAGACCTGTCACCTGATCCGCACCAGAAACCCGATTAAAACTACTGTTAGTATTTGGCATTCCAGCGCCGTATCCGTTAGCAGTATTATCTGGGCTTGATCCCCAAGCTCCGCCACCACCCGTCCCAGCTACTGAGCCATCGTTATCGCCAGATTTACCGCCCTGCCCTCCGCCACCGGTAACGGCTGGAACACTTAACTCACCCGTAACACTACCACTTGGAAAAAATGCAGAAGCACCACCAGTTGCGCCATTCCAGTTACCCAAAATTACGCCCGAAGATGCACCATCACCCCATGGCCCACCTGGACCACCACCACCTGTTACAGTTCGGTGATCTGTTGATACACCTGAAATAGCACCACTAGCACCGCCTAAAGCAGTTTCAATATCACCACCGTCGCTAACTGTCGGAGTACTGCCCATTAACGCCGCCGGAACTGATGTTATAGGGGATACAGCGGCATTTCCTGCACCTCCGCCCGGCACAGTTAAAGTTACAGTGCCATCTGTTAAAGTGGAATTTTGAGCTGAATTTCCAGAAGATGTCGTATCTGAGGAAATCTCAACTCCATTACCTGGTAAGCCAAGCACAGCAGTCAATGAGCTTACACCAGCTAGTAAGGGACGTTTAATATGACCATAGCAACCGCCTGCCCCCCCTGTTGCCTTTGCTGCTGTGCCACGAGCAACGCCACCGGAACCGCCTCCACCGAAAAGCCAGACCTCCCATGAAACACACTCAGCTGGTACAGGTATCATATGCGTGCCGGCACCAATAATCTGAATCGGCGGCAGTGCTCGCAAGTCACGTAAAATACTCATAGATCAATCCATCCTGTAGCTGCATTTGTATATTGGAGAACAATCACACCCTGGGCCGCGGTGGCCGGGCCGGTTGCCGAGCCGTAATATTTGAGCGCGTTGAGTCCGACCGAAAGTAAACCGCTGCCATATTTTCCCAGCACAATGATATCGCCCTTAGCCGGTGATGCAGGCAAGGTAACCGTCACCGCACCGGCGCACTCCACCGTGTATTTTGTGTTTGCTGCGGCGGTAAAATGTGACGCTTTGTCTCCGCCATCAGCCAGACCCAATGACTCCGACGGAATATCAAGACTATCGCCATTGTCTGTCAGCGGGCTTCCGCCAGCCGTCAGCGCATCTATCAGAAATTGCGCAGTGGCCGTGGCGTCGACCTTCACCGTCCCGGTCACGCCCGCAACAGAAGCCCCGGCAATGGCTGCATCAAGCTGAGTTTTGTTAATCGCATCTGCGGCATCAGTTCCGGCAACAACACCCATGACCTTGCCCGCAACGGCGAGAGGACCGGCAATGCTCGTCGCACCGCCCAGCGTTGTCGGCGCACCGTTCAGCACATCCGCGCCGTCACAATACACCAGCGCCGTACGGCCATGCGCAACGGCAACGCCCGCGCCTGCCGCGGTCTTAAGCGTGATCTGCGCTCCGGCTGCATTCACAGCCAGATACCAGTGCTCAACACTTGGTAGGGTCACGACCGCAGCGCCCGTTAGCGTGCCCGTAAATTTTAAAACCCGGTTCAGGCTTTCATCGGCAATCGTGTAATTGCTGGACGACAGCACCTTGTCGCCGGTCAACGCAATCGCTTCAACACCGTCCAGCGCCTGATCAATCGCGTCGATCACCTCGTTGAGCTTATCGTCGCCCCAGGTGTTGGTGTTGGTGCCAAGTTCCTGCTTACGAAGCCGGTTCCTAATCGTTGGAGTATCAACCATCAGCTCACCACCGCACGGTCGGTACACCGCCGCCACTGCGCCCCGTCGCTAAAGGCCGGCACCGCGCCACCCGTGTCATCGCGCACAAAAATCATGCGATACCGAAAACGCCCGGCATCCGGCAAATCAGATTTTTGATAATCCGGCAAATACGCCGGTTGACTCATGTGCACGCCAATTTCCGTTTCAACACGGCGGGCAAAGTCGTGCGCCCACACGGGCGCGTCAGCAGCGATGGGAATCACACGCAACTCCTAAGTCTTATGAATACAGTAAATAAAGGGAAGCTACGGCGTCGCAGCCGTCACCTGCATGGCGATGGGGCTTCCTGCCCACTGCGCGCGATTGTCGGTGGACTCCACCGCGTCCAGCGCCCGCGCATACAACCCCGCCCACACGCCGGCACGCGCGTCGTCCCCCAAATAAGGCGAGGCCTGCACCAACGCGCCGTACAAATACAAATCCGGATGCGCCTGCAGCACCCAGT
The sequence above is drawn from the Rhodospirillaceae bacterium genome and encodes:
- a CDS encoding methyltransferase, whose product is MDKPEDILRNVIQVTQNQDYYSAVTEYDLLMKQYPGFVERLFKNQQNRELHELLARHSLIQQAYGSISGCGYEVDISTYLGGPGRIRMPQEFSKPLADFKGNRESFNTDKELVLQRYSQTLQAVFGKLAKVDWSPVYLGYWVLDDFFKIRAYFPLNFSKVLDLGCGIGSINILIDQIDGNEKIFTIIDIKKEFLEVAEGFLTSNQVSASTKTQSVYDVIISLRSCCYLYSYKEYESVFLEQTRKGSSIILDISPELLSESLSFFKSFCEYSIPIESGSANFHRYAFIR